The Clostridiaceae bacterium HFYG-1003 genome includes a window with the following:
- a CDS encoding ABC transporter ATP-binding protein — MFLELHQLRKMYDQENGVRQLDLEVKQGEFITLLGPSGCGKTTVLNLIGGFLRADSGRILLDGQDITNLPPEERPISTVFQSYALFPHMNVLDNVCYGLRFFRHLSKKEALPRANEYLEIVGLKGYETQSIQKLSGGQQQRVALARSMVIQPKLLLLDEPLSNLDAGLRVRMREELKELQRKLDITMLFVTHDQEEALSLSDRIVLMEKGEVRQIGTPEEIYHHPNSPYSSSFMGESNFLEDPQGIHLLRPEDIIMEADPTSPHQVIDRTFMGSHTIYRVRYNQQILTVDAAGSSQSTHQPGDRVALRFGRSTRLPGENC, encoded by the coding sequence ATGTTTTTGGAATTGCATCAGTTGCGCAAAATGTATGATCAGGAAAACGGAGTCCGTCAACTCGATCTGGAAGTGAAGCAGGGTGAATTCATCACCCTGCTGGGCCCCTCCGGCTGCGGCAAGACTACCGTGCTGAACCTGATCGGAGGTTTCCTGCGAGCCGATTCCGGACGGATTCTGCTCGATGGCCAGGACATCACCAATCTGCCGCCCGAAGAGCGCCCCATCTCCACCGTGTTTCAAAGCTATGCGCTGTTCCCCCATATGAATGTCCTGGACAACGTGTGCTACGGTCTGCGCTTTTTCCGCCATCTCTCAAAAAAGGAAGCACTCCCCCGGGCCAATGAGTACCTCGAGATTGTAGGACTCAAGGGATATGAAACCCAGTCCATTCAGAAACTGAGCGGCGGCCAGCAGCAGCGCGTAGCCCTGGCACGCTCCATGGTCATTCAGCCGAAGCTGCTGCTCCTGGATGAACCCCTGTCCAATCTGGACGCCGGACTGCGCGTTCGCATGCGGGAAGAGCTGAAAGAACTCCAACGCAAGCTGGACATCACCATGCTCTTTGTCACCCACGATCAGGAAGAGGCCCTGTCCCTGTCCGATCGGATTGTCCTGATGGAAAAAGGCGAAGTCCGACAAATCGGCACCCCGGAAGAGATCTATCATCATCCAAACTCCCCTTATTCCTCCTCCTTCATGGGCGAGTCCAACTTCCTGGAAGACCCCCAGGGCATCCACCTCCTGCGACCGGAAGATATCATCATGGAAGCTGACCCCACTTCCCCGCATCAGGTCATCGATCGCACCTTCATGGGCTCTCACACCATCTACCGCGTCCGGTACAACCAGCAGATACTAACCGTCGACGCAGCAGGCAGCAGTCAAAGCACCCACCAGCCGGGCGACCGGGTAGCTCTCCGCTTCGGCAGATCCACCCGCCTCCCGGGAGAGAACTGTTGA
- a CDS encoding ECF transporter S component: MNTTRSLSHGRNGSIHDMVLLASFTAIIFLLAFSPLGYIHLPLIKATIVHVPVIMGSLLLGPKKGAILGFFFGLTSLIMNTMSPSLLSFAFSPLIPLPGKNQGSILALAVCFIPRILVGIVPWMSAAFFKRFFHGKLNQPLQLTISGILGSMTNTVFVLGFIDRMFRNEYAAVKGLSASQVLYAILGVVTTNGLIEALIAGVLTAAVCLPLLRYTRLFPITTEA; the protein is encoded by the coding sequence ATGAATACCACAAGAAGCTTGTCCCACGGAAGAAACGGGTCGATCCACGACATGGTGCTCCTCGCATCATTCACTGCAATCATCTTTCTTCTGGCCTTTTCGCCGTTGGGCTACATCCACCTGCCTTTGATCAAGGCAACCATTGTCCATGTACCGGTCATCATGGGTTCTCTGCTGCTCGGTCCCAAGAAAGGAGCCATTCTTGGATTCTTTTTCGGTCTGACCAGTCTGATCATGAACACGATGAGCCCGAGTCTGCTGTCGTTCGCCTTTTCTCCGTTGATTCCGCTCCCGGGAAAGAACCAGGGCAGTATCCTGGCCCTGGCTGTGTGTTTTATCCCCCGAATCCTGGTGGGGATCGTTCCCTGGATGTCAGCGGCTTTCTTCAAGCGGTTCTTTCACGGCAAACTCAATCAACCCCTTCAGCTGACGATCAGCGGAATCCTGGGCTCCATGACCAACACGGTATTCGTGCTTGGCTTCATCGATCGGATGTTCCGCAATGAGTATGCCGCCGTAAAGGGCTTGTCGGCCAGTCAGGTGCTGTATGCCATCCTGGGCGTTGTAACCACCAACGGCCTGATCGAAGCCCTGATCGCGGGCGTTCTGACCGCTGCCGTCTGCCTGCCGCTGCTCCGATACACCAGACTCTTCCCGATTACGACGGAAGCATAA
- a CDS encoding 8-oxoguanine deaminase, which yields MSKSLLIRNIRHLVTCDDQDRVLEHVNVLIRDGVIAAIGAVGEPADEVIDGSMLAVYPGLINTHHHLYQILTRNLPEVQNLELFDWLRALYQIWKNLTPESVYDSSLAGMAELVKYGCTTVFDHHYVFPNAHPDLLPAQFAAAKRLGVRMTVSRGSMDLSEKDGGLPPDSVVQSLETILRDSEEAVRTWHDPACYSMRQVVLAPCSPFSVSADLMRESALLARKLGVRLHTHLAETKDEETYLLKKLGIRPLAYMQELGWIGPDVWFAHGIHFNDEELKLLADTGTGVAHCPASNMKLSSGVARIPEMLKLGIPVGLAVDGSASNDGSSLMEEMRIAYLLHRLTSGDQAPSGYDILKIATRGSARLLGRSELGQISVGSAADLFAVREDRLELAGATFDVTSMLATVGLKGPVDYTIVAGNILVKGGSLVEVNDRELSQKVHQHSLSLRSKI from the coding sequence ATGAGCAAATCATTATTGATTCGGAATATCCGTCATCTGGTGACCTGTGATGATCAGGATCGCGTGCTGGAGCATGTCAATGTACTGATCCGGGACGGGGTTATTGCAGCCATTGGAGCGGTCGGGGAGCCGGCTGATGAGGTCATTGACGGATCCATGCTGGCCGTATACCCCGGACTGATCAATACCCATCATCACCTCTACCAGATCCTGACAAGAAATCTCCCGGAGGTGCAGAATCTGGAGCTGTTCGACTGGCTTCGGGCTTTGTATCAGATTTGGAAGAACCTGACCCCTGAATCCGTTTATGACAGTTCTCTGGCAGGGATGGCGGAGCTGGTAAAATACGGATGCACCACCGTGTTTGATCATCATTACGTTTTCCCCAATGCTCACCCGGATCTTCTGCCGGCCCAGTTTGCGGCAGCAAAGCGCCTGGGCGTGCGAATGACCGTGTCCCGCGGCAGCATGGACCTGAGTGAGAAAGACGGCGGCCTGCCGCCGGACTCTGTCGTACAGTCCCTCGAGACGATCCTCAGAGATTCCGAAGAGGCAGTTCGCACCTGGCATGATCCAGCCTGCTACTCCATGCGCCAGGTCGTTCTGGCACCCTGTTCACCGTTCAGTGTCAGTGCGGATCTGATGAGAGAATCAGCGCTCCTGGCCAGAAAACTGGGCGTACGCCTCCATACCCATCTGGCAGAAACTAAAGATGAAGAAACCTATCTGCTGAAAAAACTCGGAATCCGGCCTTTGGCTTACATGCAGGAACTGGGCTGGATCGGACCCGATGTCTGGTTTGCCCACGGCATCCACTTCAATGATGAGGAGTTGAAGCTTTTAGCAGACACCGGCACAGGAGTGGCCCATTGCCCAGCTTCAAATATGAAACTATCCTCCGGTGTAGCACGAATCCCAGAAATGCTGAAACTGGGAATTCCCGTCGGCCTGGCGGTGGATGGCAGTGCCAGCAACGACGGCTCCAGTTTGATGGAAGAGATGAGAATCGCCTACCTCCTTCACCGATTGACCTCAGGCGATCAGGCGCCCTCAGGCTATGATATCCTGAAAATCGCCACCCGGGGCAGCGCACGCCTTCTGGGCCGGTCGGAACTCGGCCAGATCAGCGTAGGATCTGCCGCTGATCTCTTTGCCGTCCGGGAAGACCGCCTGGAGCTTGCCGGCGCAACCTTCGATGTGACCTCGATGCTTGCCACAGTCGGACTGAAAGGCCCGGTTGACTATACAATCGTTGCTGGAAATATTCTGGTCAAGGGAGGTTCGTTGGTGGAAGTGAATGATCGGGAATTGTCTCAAAAGGTGCATCAGCACTCTCTGAGTCTTCGAAGTAAGATTTAA
- a CDS encoding IS630 family transposase, protein MKKCWCIPADQNAAFVACMEDVLAVYTRPFNPSIPVICMDEKPCQLLDEARKPIPASPGYVRKEDNEYIRKGTCSLFLFTEPLGGWRRCDASERRTKQDWAEQVRILLEEDYPDCEKVILVMDNLNTHNISALYERFPPAHAFRLSQRLEIHHTPKHGSWLNIAEIELSALSTQCLNRRISSIEMMDREVKSWATKRNYNQKSVDWQFDVTDARCKLKHLYPVIITN, encoded by the coding sequence TTGAAGAAGTGTTGGTGCATTCCTGCCGATCAAAATGCTGCGTTTGTCGCTTGCATGGAAGACGTTCTGGCAGTATACACTCGCCCTTTCAATCCATCTATTCCAGTCATTTGCATGGATGAAAAGCCTTGCCAGCTGCTGGATGAGGCCAGAAAGCCTATTCCGGCATCACCTGGGTATGTCCGCAAGGAAGATAACGAGTATATTCGCAAAGGGACTTGCAGCCTGTTCCTTTTTACTGAACCTTTAGGTGGCTGGCGGCGATGTGATGCATCGGAACGTCGTACCAAGCAGGATTGGGCGGAACAGGTTCGGATTCTTTTGGAAGAAGATTATCCGGACTGTGAGAAGGTCATACTTGTGATGGATAATCTCAACACCCACAACATTTCAGCGTTGTATGAACGGTTTCCGCCAGCTCATGCGTTCCGCCTGAGTCAACGACTGGAGATCCATCATACTCCAAAACATGGAAGCTGGCTCAATATAGCCGAAATAGAACTTAGTGCTTTATCAACTCAATGTCTCAATCGAAGAATCTCGTCAATTGAGATGATGGATCGAGAGGTGAAGTCTTGGGCTACAAAGCGGAACTACAATCAAAAGTCAGTAGACTGGCAATTCGATGTTACAGATGCACGTTGTAAATTGAAACATTTATACCCAGTGATCATTACAAATTAA
- a CDS encoding type III pantothenate kinase: protein MFLAIDIGNTNIVLGIYREQELCLTARIASDLLKTDDEYVLIIHNLMHFHQIPLAELEGGIMSSVVPHLKTVISSAIRKLIGKELIIVGSGIKTGLNILIKDPSKLGSDLVVDAVAAIAKYPKPIVIFDLGTATTASVIDKQGNYRGGMIIPGLRVSVDALSANAAQLPAINIQSPDRLIATDTVSCIQSGLIHGNAAMIDGLIERIESELGEPVTPIITGGLAGMVLPYCRKHLIHDENMLMDGLRILYHKNK, encoded by the coding sequence ATGTTTTTAGCCATCGACATCGGCAATACGAATATCGTTCTGGGGATCTACCGCGAACAGGAGCTTTGCCTGACCGCGCGCATTGCCAGTGATCTTCTCAAAACGGATGATGAGTATGTCCTGATCATCCATAATTTGATGCATTTTCATCAGATTCCGCTGGCGGAGCTGGAGGGGGGCATCATGTCCTCCGTGGTGCCGCACCTGAAGACGGTGATCAGCAGCGCCATCCGCAAACTGATCGGCAAGGAACTGATCATTGTAGGCTCCGGCATCAAAACCGGACTTAACATCCTGATCAAGGATCCTTCCAAGCTTGGCAGCGATCTGGTAGTGGACGCCGTAGCGGCCATCGCCAAATATCCCAAGCCCATTGTGATTTTCGACCTGGGGACAGCGACCACCGCTTCCGTCATAGACAAGCAGGGCAACTACCGCGGCGGAATGATCATTCCCGGACTGCGCGTTTCGGTGGATGCCCTCTCCGCCAACGCGGCACAGCTTCCCGCGATTAATATTCAGTCCCCGGACAGGCTGATTGCCACGGATACCGTCAGCTGCATTCAGTCCGGTCTGATTCATGGCAATGCCGCCATGATTGACGGTCTGATTGAACGGATTGAATCGGAGCTGGGCGAGCCCGTTACACCGATCATCACCGGCGGACTGGCCGGCATGGTGCTTCCCTATTGCCGTAAGCACCTGATCCATGATGAAAACATGCTCATGGACGGACTGAGGATTCTCTACCATAAGAACAAGTAG
- the coaBC gene encoding bifunctional phosphopantothenoylcysteine decarboxylase/phosphopantothenate--cysteine ligase CoaBC, which translates to MLNGKTVLLGITGGIAAYKIPNLVSALVKQHCNVQVVMTENATQFITPLTFEALTSRKTLVHTFDRNIDYKIGHISLADEADLVFIAPATANVIAKLAHGLADDMLTTTVLACDCPKIIVPAMNTRMYLNQATQDNLEKLRQYGWQMIEPCSGRLACGVEGPGKMPEPNFLLEVILHELSHEKDMVGKKVLVTAGPTQESLDPVRYLTNHSTGKMGYAIAQAAAARGAQVTLVSGPTNLPRPYRVEVIDVVTAEEMFREVTRCSTSQDIIIKAAAVADYRPARIAHDKMKKGEGELSIPLERTQDILAYLGAHRTPNQFLCGFSMETTNVLENSRAKLLRKNIDMIAANSLREAGAGFAGDTNRLILITRDGDTPLPLVSKTEAAHLLLDHILNRHQPGTEINSKSI; encoded by the coding sequence ATGCTAAATGGAAAAACAGTCCTGCTGGGCATCACCGGCGGAATCGCAGCATACAAAATCCCGAACCTGGTTTCAGCCCTGGTCAAGCAGCATTGCAATGTCCAGGTCGTCATGACGGAAAACGCCACCCAGTTTATTACTCCCCTGACCTTTGAGGCGTTAACCAGCCGGAAGACACTGGTACATACCTTTGACCGCAACATTGACTACAAGATCGGCCATATCTCTCTGGCGGATGAAGCAGACCTGGTCTTTATCGCTCCCGCCACGGCCAATGTCATTGCCAAGCTGGCCCACGGGCTGGCGGATGACATGCTGACCACTACGGTACTGGCCTGCGACTGCCCGAAAATCATTGTGCCGGCCATGAATACCAGAATGTACCTCAATCAGGCCACCCAGGACAATCTGGAAAAACTCAGACAGTACGGCTGGCAGATGATTGAGCCCTGCTCCGGACGCCTGGCCTGCGGAGTGGAAGGTCCCGGAAAAATGCCGGAGCCAAACTTTTTGCTGGAAGTAATTCTGCACGAGCTGTCTCACGAAAAGGACATGGTCGGTAAAAAAGTCCTGGTGACAGCCGGCCCCACCCAGGAATCCCTGGACCCCGTCCGCTACCTGACCAACCATTCCACCGGCAAGATGGGCTATGCCATCGCTCAGGCCGCTGCCGCGCGCGGCGCCCAGGTCACCCTGGTCTCCGGTCCAACCAATCTTCCTCGACCCTACCGGGTCGAAGTCATTGATGTGGTCACTGCAGAGGAAATGTTCCGGGAAGTGACCCGATGCAGCACCTCTCAGGACATCATCATCAAGGCCGCCGCAGTGGCAGATTACCGCCCCGCCCGCATTGCCCATGACAAGATGAAGAAGGGCGAAGGCGAACTCTCCATCCCGCTGGAACGCACCCAGGATATCCTGGCCTATCTGGGAGCACACCGGACACCGAATCAGTTCCTGTGCGGCTTCTCCATGGAAACGACCAACGTCCTGGAGAACTCCCGGGCCAAGCTCTTGCGCAAGAACATCGACATGATCGCAGCCAACAGCCTGCGGGAAGCCGGAGCCGGCTTTGCCGGCGATACCAACCGCCTGATCCTGATCACCCGGGACGGCGATACCCCCCTGCCCCTGGTCTCAAAAACCGAAGCCGCCCATCTGCTCCTGGATCACATCCTGAACCGGCACCAGCCAGGCACGGAAATCAACTCAAAATCTATCTAG
- a CDS encoding iron ABC transporter permease gives MVSSTPSRRIDRWFDPTLRVILIAGILLFILYPIGSVIATSFYYRGTFTLQNYMDLADPRNVTLILNSLRIGIVSSGIAVLIALAISLFAFGQAAVVKKRIETLLMVTMISPPFVSALAYIILFGRRGLITHGWLGLSINPYGWHGIVILQVLGSISFATLMVLNSLSSIDLRHLLAAQDLGARPGAILRTVVLPLLRPTLLSVFFLLFTMNIADFGTPIVIGGNFKVLATEAYLQVISTPHLGKAAAISVLMLPSAIVAFYFYQKSFSRTDLTSVGVTSLKNDDYRFPLPKPLSIFLGSLVGLYFFIMLLKYGNIFLSTVANTSTGRIVLTDQYFKDLPLTFFKSFRASIALSALAGLIAPLLGILLSYYVHRRRLNYLKPVEFIASLPFIIPGTFYGLGYVAAFSHQPLMLRGTWLILGANMVFRQISVSNKAANSFFVTLDHRLEHAASDLGASKFRILGNVILPLTRPIFYTSFISVFTSSMTSMGAIAFIVSPGMNLASMELFGSVENGRYGVASVQAVMMIAVIALVNVIVLAIKNRKRVT, from the coding sequence ATGGTTTCATCTACCCCTTCCCGTCGGATCGACCGCTGGTTTGATCCCACTCTTCGGGTCATCCTGATTGCCGGGATCCTGCTGTTTATTCTTTATCCCATCGGATCCGTCATAGCCACCAGTTTTTATTATCGCGGCACTTTCACGCTGCAAAATTACATGGACCTGGCCGATCCGCGCAATGTCACGCTGATTCTGAACAGCCTTCGAATCGGCATTGTTTCATCCGGCATCGCTGTACTGATTGCTCTGGCCATTTCCCTCTTTGCCTTTGGACAAGCTGCTGTCGTCAAGAAACGGATCGAAACCCTTCTGATGGTGACGATGATCTCCCCACCCTTTGTATCAGCTCTGGCCTACATCATTCTGTTCGGCCGTCGGGGTCTCATCACGCACGGATGGCTGGGGCTGAGCATCAATCCCTACGGCTGGCACGGCATTGTCATTCTCCAGGTCCTGGGCAGCATCTCCTTTGCAACCCTGATGGTTCTCAACTCGCTGAGCAGCATCGATCTGCGCCACCTCCTGGCCGCCCAGGACCTGGGAGCCCGCCCCGGGGCCATTCTTCGAACCGTGGTTCTGCCCCTGCTGCGTCCCACCCTGCTGTCCGTGTTCTTCCTCCTGTTTACTATGAACATCGCCGACTTTGGGACCCCCATCGTCATCGGCGGGAATTTCAAAGTGCTGGCCACTGAGGCCTATCTCCAGGTGATCTCCACCCCGCACCTGGGAAAGGCGGCTGCGATCAGTGTCCTGATGCTGCCTTCGGCCATCGTTGCGTTTTATTTCTATCAGAAGAGCTTCAGCCGGACGGATCTGACCAGCGTCGGCGTCACCTCGCTGAAGAACGACGATTACCGCTTTCCCCTGCCCAAGCCGTTGTCGATCTTTCTGGGAAGCCTGGTCGGACTCTATTTCTTCATCATGCTGCTCAAATACGGCAACATTTTCCTTTCCACCGTCGCCAATACCTCGACCGGCAGGATTGTCCTGACTGACCAGTACTTCAAAGACCTTCCGCTGACATTTTTCAAATCCTTCCGCGCCAGCATCGCCCTCTCCGCCCTGGCCGGACTGATCGCCCCCCTACTGGGAATCCTTCTCTCCTACTACGTACACCGGAGACGCCTGAATTACCTGAAGCCCGTGGAGTTTATCGCCTCCCTCCCCTTCATCATTCCGGGCACGTTCTATGGCCTGGGCTATGTTGCCGCCTTTTCCCATCAGCCGCTGATGCTGCGCGGAACCTGGCTGATCCTGGGAGCCAATATGGTTTTCCGCCAGATCTCAGTATCCAACAAAGCAGCCAATTCCTTCTTTGTCACCCTGGATCACCGGCTGGAACATGCCGCTTCCGATCTGGGCGCATCAAAGTTCCGGATCCTGGGCAATGTGATCCTTCCCCTGACCAGACCCATCTTTTATACCAGCTTCATCTCTGTGTTCACCTCGAGCATGACCTCCATGGGCGCTATTGCTTTTATCGTATCACCGGGCATGAATCTGGCCAGCATGGAGCTGTTCGGCTCCGTCGAAAACGGCCGCTACGGCGTAGCCTCAGTTCAGGCTGTCATGATGATCGCTGTCATTGCCCTGGTAAACGTCATTGTTCTTGCCATCAAAAATCGAAAGCGGGTGACTTAA
- a CDS encoding ABC transporter substrate-binding protein, with translation MKKMTNLLLAAALALPLLAACSPATGGSTTAGTAAGTTAQTSATDKPFAGETLSVMLAYGNAQRSFEKFTEKTGIKIEYLEISTGKALAQMQAEGGKTTSDVWFGGGVDSYLAAKDLGYLEKYVSPEAAAVDPQFKDAEGYWTGLALVPAGFLVNNDVLKEKGLEAPKTWADLADPKYKGEIIMADPAISGTQYAILAGLIQAMGEEAGWDLWTKIDANIEVYAKGGGEPAPKTGAGEYAIGVLALTGGTYELTSQYPVSVIAPSDYIPWTPAPIGIFASSTKKEAAKVLVDYMLSKEGQEELLKADARIMTHKDVAIPDVMKDIDTNKLVKQDITLFGSQREALLAKWTALVEK, from the coding sequence ATGAAAAAAATGACAAATCTTCTGCTGGCAGCTGCTCTGGCTCTGCCCCTGCTGGCTGCCTGCAGCCCGGCAACCGGCGGATCGACAACGGCTGGCACTGCTGCCGGAACCACCGCTCAGACTTCTGCAACGGACAAACCCTTTGCCGGAGAAACCCTGAGTGTCATGCTGGCTTACGGAAACGCCCAGCGTTCTTTTGAAAAATTCACGGAGAAGACCGGCATCAAGATCGAGTATTTGGAAATCTCGACCGGCAAGGCGCTGGCGCAGATGCAGGCGGAAGGCGGCAAGACCACTTCAGACGTCTGGTTCGGCGGCGGCGTTGACAGCTATCTGGCGGCAAAGGACTTAGGCTACCTGGAAAAGTACGTTTCTCCCGAAGCGGCAGCCGTTGACCCTCAGTTCAAGGACGCCGAAGGCTACTGGACGGGACTGGCACTGGTACCCGCCGGATTCCTGGTCAACAACGATGTACTGAAGGAAAAAGGCCTGGAAGCACCCAAGACCTGGGCGGATCTGGCCGATCCCAAGTATAAGGGTGAAATCATCATGGCGGATCCCGCCATCTCCGGAACTCAGTACGCGATCCTGGCCGGCCTGATTCAGGCAATGGGCGAGGAAGCAGGCTGGGATCTGTGGACCAAGATCGATGCTAATATCGAAGTCTATGCCAAGGGCGGCGGCGAGCCGGCACCAAAAACCGGAGCCGGTGAATACGCCATCGGAGTTCTGGCTCTGACCGGCGGAACCTATGAACTGACTTCCCAGTACCCGGTCTCCGTCATCGCTCCCTCCGACTACATCCCCTGGACTCCGGCACCGATTGGAATCTTCGCCAGCTCCACCAAAAAGGAAGCGGCCAAGGTTCTGGTGGACTACATGCTTTCCAAGGAAGGCCAGGAAGAACTGCTCAAGGCTGATGCCCGCATCATGACCCATAAGGATGTAGCGATTCCGGATGTCATGAAGGACATCGACACCAACAAGCTCGTCAAGCAGGACATCACCCTGTTTGGTTCCCAGAGAGAGGCGCTCCTTGCCAAGTGGACTGCCCTTGTGGAAAAATAG
- a CDS encoding rhodanese-like domain-containing protein, with product MFGFSNSFSIDQEEFQKKAAQGAHIIDVRSPQEYNEGHIKNSVNIPMNMLGVHLNELKKYAEKKEVVLLYCLTGSRSAFAYRFLNKNGLTEQMYDLKGGIARWNGSLG from the coding sequence GTGTTTGGATTCAGCAACAGTTTTTCAATCGATCAGGAAGAATTTCAGAAGAAGGCCGCACAGGGAGCGCATATTATTGATGTCCGCTCACCCCAGGAATACAATGAAGGGCATATCAAGAACTCGGTGAATATCCCCATGAACATGCTGGGAGTGCACCTCAATGAGTTAAAAAAATACGCAGAGAAGAAGGAAGTAGTTCTGCTGTACTGCCTGACCGGTTCCAGAAGCGCATTCGCTTATCGTTTTCTGAACAAGAACGGCTTGACTGAGCAGATGTACGATCTCAAAGGCGGCATCGCCCGCTGGAATGGCTCTCTGGGATAA
- a CDS encoding helix-turn-helix domain-containing protein, with the protein MPKVSYVVDLSEKERVKLLNIVNKGKATAKRILHANILLAADMNNPNQASSPVIAERFHVHRQTVQTVRKTYATQGLEAALDRKKRTKPPIDPKLTGDVEARIIAICCSNPPPGFERWTLRLVAEEAVKLEIVPTISHTSVGRILKKTNFNLI; encoded by the coding sequence ATGCCTAAAGTATCCTATGTTGTTGACCTAAGTGAGAAAGAGCGGGTGAAACTCCTAAATATTGTCAATAAAGGAAAAGCAACCGCGAAACGAATTCTTCACGCTAATATTCTCTTGGCTGCAGACATGAATAATCCAAACCAAGCCAGTTCTCCGGTGATTGCCGAGCGCTTTCATGTGCACCGGCAAACGGTCCAAACAGTTCGAAAAACCTATGCTACACAGGGGTTAGAAGCTGCGCTCGATCGAAAGAAACGGACAAAGCCACCTATTGATCCTAAACTTACTGGAGACGTCGAAGCCAGAATTATTGCCATCTGTTGCAGCAATCCACCTCCAGGGTTTGAGCGGTGGACTTTACGCTTGGTTGCAGAGGAAGCAGTCAAGTTGGAGATTGTCCCAACCATTTCTCATACGTCGGTGGGTAGGATCCTAAAAAAAACGAATTTCAACCTCATTTGA